caagaggatcttcctgcatgatgtattttgggagagagtggtaagcaggctgaaactcctgaaacttatagcagtagccattgcacggattgagggagacaatgccatcctgtctgatgtttagactctgcttgcagatgtaagagaagaaatccgtactgccctgcccacttcactgttactccaagcagagaaaactgcagttctgaaatgcatcaaaacgTGTGTtgaaccccaagtatgctggcaagagcatcctgtctggtgcagagatcaacaaggcctatggtgtcatgattaccgtgtctcgccaccttggcctggatgagggcaaggttcttggcagtctggcaaagtacagttccaagcaagggctttgggatggagatgcaatatggcagtcgtgccaacatatctcatcagccacctggtggaatggactttgtggatctgaggctctttcccctgttgcctccatcatccgccaaatcccaccaacatcagccacctcagagcgcaactggtccttgtttgggaacacacacacaaaagcacgcAACGGGcagaccaatacaagggttgaaaaattggtggcaaTCCGGRccaatttgaggctttttgagcctgacaacgagctatcctcaacaaggttggaaagtgacagtgaagatgaggcctcagagtctgatgttcaagaggtggacattgaggaggagaTCCAGGGAGAAGatatggaagcctgagaggaagacaaattAAGCTTTAGTTTCTatactatcattttacagatgtatgttgaaaacgtttttgggagatgcgatggatcattggggattagaggtcgaccgattatgatttttcaacgccgataccgattattggaggaccaaaaacgccgataccgatttaatcggMcgattttattaataaaaaataaaaaaaWtgtaataatgacaattacaacaatactgaatgaacacttattttaacttaatttaatacatcaataaaatcaatttagcctcaaataaataatgaaacatgttcaatttggtataaataatgttttgaagaaaagaaataaaagtgaaatatgtgCCATGGAaggaaagctaacgtttaagttcctcagaacatgagaacatatgaaagctggtggttccttttaacatgagtcttcaatatcccaggtaagaagttttagttgTAGTTATtctaggaattataggactatgtCGCTttgtaccatttgtatttcatatacctttgactattggatgttcttataggcactttgtattgccagtgtaacagtatagcttccatcctctcctcaccgCTGCCTGTGCTCgaacaggaacacatcgacacagccaccctcgaagcagcgttacccattcagagcaaggggaacaactactccaagtctcagagcaagtgatgtttgaaacgctattagcgcgcaccccgctaactagctagccatttcacatcggttacaccagcctaatctcgggagttgataggcttgaattcataaacagcagagctgctggcaaaacgcacgaaagtgctgtttaaatgaatgcttacgagcctgctggtgcccaccatcgctcagtcagactgctctatcaaatcatagacttaattataacataataacacacagaaatacgagtcttaggtcattaatatggtcgaatccggaaactatcatctcgaaaaacaaaacatttattctttcagtgaaatacggaactgttccttattttatctaacgggtggcttCCATCAgtgtaaatattcctgttacattgcacaaccttcaatgttatgtcataattacgtaaaattctggcaaattagttcgcaatgagccaggcggcccaaactgttgcatataccctgactctgcgtgcaatgaacgcRagagaagtgacacaatttcacctggttaatattgcctgctaacctggatttcttttagctaaatatgcaggtttaaaaatatatacttctgtgtattgattttaagaaaggcattgatgtttatggtaggtacacgttggagcaacgacagtcttTTTTCCGCGAAtccgcactgcatcgattatatgcaacgcaggacacgctcgATAAACTAATAATATCATGAACCTTGTGTAGTTAAATAGTGattatgattgttttttataagataagtttaatgctagctagcaacttatcttggcttactgcattcgcgtaacaggcaggctcctcgtggagtgtaatgagaggcaggtggttagagcgttggactagttaactgtaaggttgcaagattgaatcccagagctgacaaggtaaaaaatctgtcgttctgcccctgaacaaggcagttaacccaccgttcctaggccgtcattgaaaataagaacatgAGACTGAATCAGGACCAGGGCTAATCTCCTGGCCTGATCATATTGCTATTTGAAAAAGACATTAATGGGTCTTATTCCAGGTTAGAGCTGCGGAGGCTGGGAGGATGGGAGGATTGGCTGCTATTAACCACTGTGCCACAAAGCTGGCTTGGCTTCAGCCTGGCCGTCCTCTCTACTCAGCAGCCACTCTGCACCAGGGCCCGGGCAGCACTAGCACAACAGCTAATAGCCGAGGGGTGTGGATTTACTCTGCACAATCCCCGAAATAAGCTTCATTATACCAGGCtatccatgccccccccccccccccgacacacacactttctacaCGCTTTACTGCAGATAAGCTGTTAACCAGATTAATGCATCTGTATCAAAAGTCTGGAGCAGGTTCACTTTGTTGTTTGCAAATCCCTCTTTCCAGGTCCAGCTGTCATTGCCTTAACTTGGCTAATATGTTCTCTTTGTCATTTTTATTCCTTTGTGTTTACGTTTCCCAGTCTAATCCAACCGGCTCTCTGAGTTATGGGCCTCTGTCACCGAGAGCAGTAACGATATCATCTGGGTATTTGTTTCAGCAAACAATGTGGGGTGAAAATGTACTTTCAATAATAGAAGATCGCGTGCCATTTCTGTTTCAATTAACTTTTCAAAGCATATTACAGTGCTAGGAAAATATtgagtaaaaaacaaaacaatgttaacttttttttaaaagttGTTAAAATGTGCAACAAACCTCCTCATCCACACCATTCCAGCTCCTTCAGCAATGTCACTTTAACAGGATATTTGGATCCCTATTGATGCGTGTGGTTCTACCTTCAGGGACTCCAGTGAACCGCATCCCCATCATGGCCAAGCAGGTTCTGGACCTGTACATGCTTTACAAGCTGGTGACAGAGAAGGGCGGCCTGGTGGAGGTCATCAACAAGAAGATCTGGAGAGAGATCACCAAGGGCCTCAGCCTGCCCACCTCGATCACCTCTGCTGCCTTCACCCTCCGCACAcagtaagtctctctctctctaccccattcTGCTTAGTCATGTGTCCCTatggtgtgtatctgtgtctctctctttctatgacggctgtctgtctgcatgtgtcCATTCATCCTAaccctaggtgtgtgtgtgtgtgtgtgtgtgtgtgtgtgtgtgtgtgtgtgtacatccctCTCTTTTAACTACTCACCTTCTCTCTCGCTGCATTCCATCCTCCAGCCATTACATCACACGTGTGAGGAGCCCATTGATCCAGTAGATTTTGTGATGTGATTTGGGTCAGAGTTCACARCAATTGAGGTGKGCTTTCACTGAGGGGCGAGCGCTCTGCGTTCTGKAAGCCYCTGTGTAGGGCTTTAGCTYWCTACACTGCTGCCTGTATACCAGAGAGCCTTAATGAACCTTTATGTATTTTTAATGCTAGCCTACTCAGCCTGCCTGTTCTCTCCAGCAGCAACGGTCCACTGGTCTTATCTAATGGATAGTGCTCTTCACTCCGTATTGATCCTCGGTGTTCTCTCTCCATTATGCGCTTcgcttttatacatttttatgagGTGGAAAAATACCTATGCTGCTAATGCTACTGCACACTCAGGCTGTTACATACCATGGTCTCTGTTAGGTAGCTATTTGACCTCTCTGCCACTGCATcaacactacatgaacaaaagtatgtggacacctgctcgtccaacatctcattccaaagtcacaagcattaacatggagttggtcccccccctttgctgtctccactcttctgggaaggctttccagtagacgttggaacatttctacggggacttgattccattcagccacaagagcattagtgaggtcgggcactgatgttgggcgattaggcctggcttgcagttggcgTTCGAATTCATACCATAGGTgtttgatagggttgaggtcagggctctgtgcaggccagtcaagttcttccacaccgatctcgacaaaccatttctgttttgtgcacgggggcattgtcatgctgaaacaggaaagggccttccccaaactgttgccacaatgttggaagcacaaaatcgtctagaatgtcattgtatgctgtagcattaagatttcagactgccagatggtgaagcgtgctccagagtccattggcggcgagctttacaccactccagccaacgcttggcattgctcatggtgatcttaggcttgtgtgcggctgctcggctatggaaaccggtttaatgaagctcccaacattcttgtgctgacgttgcttccaRAGGCATTTTGGAACAGCCGATTTTAAGCGCCACGCactctttctgtgagcttgtgtggcctaccacttcacggctgagccgttgttgctcctagacgtttccacttcacaataacagcactttcagtTGACCTGGGCAACTCTACCAGGGGAGAAAttagacaaactgacttgttggaaatttggcatcctatgacggtgccacgttgaaagtcactgagctcttcagtaaggccattctactgccaatgtttatctatggagattgcatggcagtgtgctcaattttatacacctgtcagcaacgagtgtggctgaaatagccgaatccactaatttgaaagggtgtccacatacttttgcaaaTATAGTGTGTGTACTCTGATCTGAAGAccatgtatgcacgcatgactaagtcgctttggtcTGCCGAATGGCATATCTTATCTTCCATCTTAATGTTTGTCTCATTCAGGTACATGAAGTACCTGTATCCCTTTGAGTGTGAGAGGAAAGGTCTAAGTTCGCCAGGCGAGCTTCAGGCGGCCATCGACAGTAACCGCCGGGAGGGCCGTCGTCCCAGCTACAGCAGCAGCCTCTTCCGCTTCTCCTCCAGCACAGCCCCTCACATCCTCTCCCCTCCCAAGATGCACCTGTCTGCACTGGGGGCGGGGGCCGCTGGGAGCCTCAACGGCCTGCTGGCCTCACCCGTCCACTCTCTCAAAAAAGGTGAGTATTAAAGGATCAACAACTTCTCAATAAACGACTGGAAATTAAGGGTTAAGATtagaaaataaattattataaatgtattaatacaaataaatactgcAATTAAGATATAGCCTAAACACAGAGTAGGCATCTTGGCAAAAGGAAAACAAAGCCCATGCTGTCTATTGGGTTCAAATAAGATAGAAGTGAGAGTTTAGCTCCGAGTTTTGGAGCGCATCAGACTGATCAGAGCACAACCCTCAAGAAATATCCATAGTGCCGTGGCGCCCTCTGTCGCAATGGTTAGGAACTACAGGAGAATATTCTTGAATTGTCTGGAAAGGATTAGACACCACAGCCTACAGAGAGTAGTATTACAAGAAKAATGCTCTGATTTATTAATAGCCCTTTACAGAAGTATTTTGTACTTTACACACGTTACTTTCATTGGCAGGCCTTGTGTTATGGAATCTCTGCAGCACASgaggttggtgacaccttactTGGGGAAGACAGGCTCTTGggaatggctggagcggaataagcggaatggtatcaaacacaaggTTTCTGCCAACCgtgtggcgcagcgatctaaggtactgcattgcagtgcttgaggcgtcactacagacctgggtttgatcccaggctgtgtcacagccggctgtgaccgggagacccatgaggcggcgcgcTATTGGCgtagcgtcgtccgtgttaggggagggtttggctggccgggatgtccttgtcccatcacgctctagcgactccttgtggagggccgggcgcctactgtacggtgtttcctccgacacattggtgcgcctggcttctgggttaagcgagcagtgtcaagaagcagtgatgcttggcagggtcatgtttcggaggacgcatggctcttgaccttcgcctctcctgagtccgtacgagagttgcagcgatgggacaagactgtaactaccaattggatatcatgaaattggggagaaaaagggtacaaaacatatggtttccatgtgtttgatgccattccattaattccaaccatttattatgagccgtcctcccctcagcagYCTCCACTGTTTGCCAGtgtgtattgtactgtagatTGTGTGATGATCGATGCACTCCCTTTGTGATCAAAGCGTCTGAGTGTGACTGAGGGTTTGACCCTGGGCTGTTCACTGTCYCTTAACCATTTACTACTGATTAATAACATGTTTCCCACAGACAGCAGGACACTTTACGGCCAGCCTGGATTACAGCTGTCTGTCCACATCAATAGGATCTGGCTTGATCACTACCATTACCTGTTTTTCTTATCTGATCTTGCCTTTGATGTTATTGGAATGTGGCTCAGTTACAGAAAATACTGTATAATGGCCCACATAATTGCTGTGTCTTTTTTCTTCTCTAAAATAGGTAGTTATTGTTTCAACAgatctccctccctttctttggCCTCATTTTACTATGTTAaattgtcattttatttttaaataatcttCATATTCTACGATACTGAAATGAATCTCATTTTTGTTTCCATGGAAGTAACATATCCTACCTCTCCTACCCTGCCTCTAGAAGAGATCACCCCCTCCATGATAGCAGCGGCTCGTGGTTCCTCMATGTCCCTGGCGCTGGGGCAGCAGCAGATGTCAGGGCTGGCGCGAGCTGCCACTCTGGAGCAGCTGAGGGAGAAGCTGGAGACTGGCGAGGGCCCTGAGAGGAAGATGGCACGCCTGGCAGAGGAGCAGCAGCGTCTRATGCAGCAGGCCTTCCAACACAACCTGCTTGTCATGGCCTCCCAGGTCCCCATGAACCTGCGCCTGGGAAACAGTGCCACCGCTAGAGGTACGTGCCCAGACTGACTCCCCCTGGGCACtctatacagttacatatcatAGTCACTTTGTatctgacacatacagtacattctataCGTATTCGAGACTGGAGTAATGCCTGATATGCACTAGTAATTATTTGTCAATGAAACATACATTTAAGTACACTAGTGATGCACGCTGAAGTTCCCTCGATGCCTGACTCTCTCTGAGCACCATGAAAAAACACACGGCCTACACCAGATACCCTCACAGTTCTCCAACTCCCATTCCTCAGCTCCCCCGTGAGATACAGGATGACATTTAGAAGCCATTATAAAGGCAACGCAGCGGTCACTGCACAACAGAGATGAAGGCTGCCAGGCCACTCTGCTAGCTGACTCACTGACCTGCGCCTCTTCAGCTCAGCCTCTGGCTGTTTGGATGTACGTCATAACACATGCTTTATTTGGTGCCTTAATGTTATCACATGCTGgttattcccctctctctctctctcaatctctctcactctctctttcacacacacacagtagaggtgcagcctgtatgtgtgtttgcgagTACAACAATCAACACATGACTACTACACAATAAAAGCTTTGAGAGGGGAAGTGCAGAATGTTTTCCTGGAGTTACTGTGACAtgattgtgtttctctcctcagTGGGTTATGCAGATGTATGCTGCAAGACACCCACAAGGAAATGTGCGTGACACCCGATTCTCACTTACTGCATGTTATTGTACAGTACCTGTGTAGACAATGAATAGAGTTCAATTCTAGTTCCCATGTTTCTGCGTCCTTTCCtttggagatatatatatatttttttgaattggTCAGAGGTTCTGGATTTGCTTTCTGCCCACAGTGGTTTACACTTcctatttctctttctttctagaTGAGAAGCAGCAGGACATGGCTCTGAGCATCTCCACCAATGGATCTGCTAGCATCAGTGTGTCTGTGGAGGTCAACGGCACACACTATtcaggtgtgtgcgtgcgtgagcgtACATACACTCAGAAATAAACGGATTTGGCTGTGTTGTTCATCTTGCTGTAATGTTCTGTTTGTCCTTCTGTCCTGTAGGAACCCTGTTTGCACAGAAGTCAGGCGCAACAGGGACTAGCGTGTCCACTGCGGCCACAGTGCCCCCTGCTGGATCCAGCGCTGGGTTTGGGTTCGCCACCTCTGCTCATAGCCACAGTCCAAGCTCCTCCTCYTCTTCCAAGGGGCCTTGCTCGGCCGAGCCCTCCGCCAGTGGCTCACCTTAGCTCAGGCCACCCTACCACCCACTCTCCAGGCTTTTCCTCACCACCGAGRCCTAGCATGAATACAGTACATTGATAAATCGATAAGAAAAAAACTGTTGCACAACAAATACCTCATCGCTCCTGTCAACCTTGGCTACCCATTTATGAATACACAATTCACACACCCAATTACATCTCAAGAaaacatgcacccacacacacacctatgcatTTTACACACTcgacacacatgtacacaaacacacatgcatttcAGACACCCAGCACAGAGAGACTCTTATACCAAATGCATGCTAAACACAATCAAAGCGCTCAGCCAAAACCCACTGACAGGTGTTCACAACTGAACTTGAAGAGTtttattttatgattttgtttGTTGCCATTTGTATTTTAWttttatttttttataatttttttagttATCTTTATACATATCTAAAAACAAGTAACCTGCAGTGGTATCTTTACCTYAGGAGCTGTAGTRTACTTCACCTGAATTAACTTTATTTTTGTATCCTTTTTGATCTTGTTGAAATCAGGGGAATTTTGGGGAATTTCACAACGGAACCTCACTCACCTCAGCACACCTCCTACGCATTTATACAGTAACTCTATCACAACGCTCGAGTTGCCATGACGACGGTCCGTAGCCTTTTTACTTCTGAGTGCACTACATTATTGATCCTACAGATCGCCATGTAATACCTCGTATACAGTAGTCACTCCCACAATCAATACCAGGGAAGTCACCCACTCATTCAGCCTATTTGGAATKATGTACTTAATCTTCAATCTAACTGAAGATACAGATGGGCCTTGTGTCTAAAGGGCTTTGAGGATCAGAATTAGCTTTGGACGTTTTATCACGCACAATGTGATGTTATAATAACCGACTGATCCGCCGATCTGTTTAGAACTAGCAAGCCCCAAACTCACCACCCcgcatctatctatctatctatctaatcatCAGAAAGGTAGTGAAGGTGTTCTGGTCCCTGCTCTGGGATCAGTGTGTGTCCCTATTTCAattcaacagagaggagagacatatcACCCATCAATGGTTTTCCTCGAACACTGGCAGACCAGAAGTGTTTTAACCACATACCTTTTCAAACCTCATATTCGCCTCTCCGTTTGGGAGAGGGGCCTTTCTCAGGAAGCATCGTGAAGTCTCTTATTATGGACTCGCTTTGTCATTTAAAAAAGGATCCCACTGAAAGAATGCGCAAGTCTAACAGACTGTCTTCAAAAGAATACCTCAGACTCTCTAGAAGGAGACGTACACTACATACCTCATTGCTGCAAAGCCAGCGTGACTTGACCTGGTGGGTTGAGTCCCTGCGACGAGCAACGGTC
This portion of the Salvelinus sp. IW2-2015 linkage group LG15, ASM291031v2, whole genome shotgun sequence genome encodes:
- the LOC111974612 gene encoding AT-rich interactive domain-containing protein 3B isoform X3, whose translation is MVDNSGSSKAQMPSMSQESGLGGVYPQGGTAGGMKLEAVMEQLQRQQQARLEMECKERRLREAHIMYAQQVAAQQAILAAARASGAGFMGKALVGSGGAGIPIEGPLSRVSNQSSVDSEREDEEGRGRDSGDDEEMMDGDEGSEEEEGGASGLEYLRKQTLALQQGASHLPANPFGSYSTSGPQPAPLPPVRVKQEPDESRSPAGPHSASSPNGQADWNSFDDQLKQNGSAAWADENDSGRGRGGEASRDFAKLYELDSDPNRKEFLDDLFTYMQKRGTPVNRIPIMAKQVLDLYMLYKLVTEKGGLVEVINKKIWREITKGLSLPTSITSAAFTLRTQYMKYLYPFECERKGLSSPGELQAAIDSNRREGRRPSYSSSLFRFSSSTAPHILSPPKMHLSALGAGAAGSLNGLLASPVHSLKKEEITPSMIAAARGSSMSLALGQQQMSGLARAATLEQLREKLETGEGPERKMARLAEEQQRLMQQAFQHNLLVMASQVPMNLRLGNSATARDEKQQDMALSISTNGSASISVSVEVNGTHYSGTLFAQKSGATGTSVSTAATVPPAGSSAGFGFATSAHSHSPSSSSSSKGPCSAEPSASGSP
- the LOC111974612 gene encoding AT-rich interactive domain-containing protein 3B isoform X1, with protein sequence MVDNSGSSKAQMPSMSQESGLGGVYPQGGTAGGMKLEAVMEQLQRQQQARLEMECKERRLREAHIMYAQQVAAQQAILAAARASGAGFMGKALVGSGGAGIPIEGPLSRVSNQSSVDSEREDEEGRGRDSGDDEEMMDGDEGSEEEEGGASGLEYLRKQTLALQQGASHLPANPFGSYSTSGPQPAPLPPVRVKQEPDESRSPAGPHSASSPNGQADWNSFDDQLKQNGSAAWADENDSGRGRGGEASRDFAKLYELDSDPNRKEFLDDLFTYMQKRGTPVNRIPIMAKQVLDLYMLYKLVTEKGGLVEVINKKIWREITKGLSLPTSITSAAFTLRTQYMKYLYPFECERKGLSSPGELQAAIDSNRREGRRPSYSSSLFRFSSSTAPHILSPPKMHLSALGAGAAGSLNGLLASPVHSLKKEEITPSMIAAARGSSMSLALGQQQMSGLARAATLEQLREKLETGEGPERKMARLAEEQQRLMQQAFQHNLLVMASQVPMNLRLGNSATARVGYADVCCKTPTRKYEKQQDMALSISTNGSASISVSVEVNGTHYSGTLFAQKSGATGTSVSTAATVPPAGSSAGFGFATSAHSHSPSSSSSSKGPCSAEPSASGSP
- the LOC111974612 gene encoding AT-rich interactive domain-containing protein 3B isoform X2, whose protein sequence is MVDNSGSSKAQMPSMSQESGLGGVYPQGGTAGGMKLEAVMEQLQRQQQARLEMECKERRLREAHIMYAQQVAAQQAILAAARASGAGFMGKALVGSGGAGIPIEGPLSRVSNQSSVDSEREDEEGRGRDSGDDEEMMDGDEGSEEEEGGASGLEYLRKQTLALQQGASHLPANPFGSYSTSGPQPAPLPPVRVKQEPDESRSPAGPHSASSPNGQADWNSFDDQLKQNGSAAWADENDSGRGRGGEASRDFAKLYELDSDPNRKEFLDDLFTYMQKRGTPVNRIPIMAKQVLDLYMLYKLVTEKGGLVEVINKKIWREITKGLSLPTSITSAAFTLRTQYMKYLYPFECERKGLSSPGELQAAIDSNRREGRRPSYSSSLFRFSSSTAPHILSPPKMHLSALGAGAAGSLNGLLASPVHSLKKEITPSMIAAARGSSMSLALGQQQMSGLARAATLEQLREKLETGEGPERKMARLAEEQQRLMQQAFQHNLLVMASQVPMNLRLGNSATARVGYADVCCKTPTRKYEKQQDMALSISTNGSASISVSVEVNGTHYSGTLFAQKSGATGTSVSTAATVPPAGSSAGFGFATSAHSHSPSSSSSSKGPCSAEPSASGSP